The sequence below is a genomic window from Luteimonas sp. MC1825.
CCAGTAGAGCTATCCTCGCATCGGATCCCATCTTAGACGCACCGGACCCCTAGAATCCCTCCTACTGGTAGGGTACGTCTTCTTTCTTTATAGGCAGTCAAGAAACTCAGCGCCGGTGAAGGAGCTTGATGGAAAGCCGCTTGCAGGCGCAGGTGACAGGTTTTGGCTAGCCAGCGCGACGACGCAGTGGCAGAACGTTGGCCTTGAGCCGTAGTCCGTCCAGGTAGTCTGCCCACGCCTGCATCATCTTCTTACGCTCAGACAAGTGCGCAGTCCGGTTGTACGCCCTCCCCAAGGGATCCCGAACAGCATGCGCAAGCTGGTGTTCGATAAAGTCAGGCCTGAAGCCAAGAACCTCATCCAGAACGGTGCGAGCCATCGCTCTGAATCCGTGACCGACGATCGTATTTCCGTCGAAACCTGAGTTCCGTAAAGCTGCGTTGACCGTGTTTTCGCTCATGGGCCGCGACGCACTGCGCACGCCAGGGAAGACATATTCGCTTCGTTTAGTCATCGGGTGCAGTTCCCGCAATATCTCAATCGCCTGGTTCGGTAGCGGCACAATGTGTGCGGTGCCCGTCTTGCTCGCAATAAAGCGCCATTCTGCTGTATCCAAATTTATATCTGCCCACGTCGCACGGCGAAGCTCGCCAGGACGCACGAACAGCATGGGAGCGAGCCTCAGAGCCGCCTGCGTCACGACTGCGCCCCGATAGGCATACAGCGCGCGCAGTAGTTCTGCGATCTTTTCGGGCTCAGTCACACTTGCGAAGTGCTTGGTCTGCGGCTGCTCCAGGGCGCCAACCAAACTATCGGCAGGATTGCTCTTAGCCCGCCCAGTTGCGATTGCATAGCGAAATACGCGCCCGGCCAGCGACCGCGCGCGGTGCGCTGTCTCAACAACCCCCCGCCGCTCCAGCTTGCGCAACGCAGCCAGCAACACTGGCGCAGTTATATCCGTGACCGGCATGTCCCCGATGCTCGCTAAGTCCTTCTCGAAGAGGCGGCGTTCACGCTTGACTGATCCGGGACTCAAACCCTCCTTCGCCCGCTTCGCCAAAAGTTCGGAGGCGATCGCGGAAAATGTGGTTTCAGATCGCTCGACGATTGCTGCGCGGTCAATTCGCGCGACCTGCGCCGGATTGGCACCACCCTTCACCAGGGCGCGCAGCTTGTCACGCTTCACCCGCGCCTCACTCAGCGCCATTGCCGGGTATTCCGCCATGGTGACGATGCTCGCCTTGCCCGCGTAACGGTAGCGATAGCGCCACACCTTCGCGCCCGTCGAGCGAACCTCAATGCATAGGCCGTTCGTATCAGCGACGCGATAGGCACTATCGCGGGGCTTCAACGAGCGCAACTTGGTGTCGGTCAGCATGTGAGTCAGCCATTTGTGAGTCAGACCGCCCCGATGCCGGTCCGTGACTCACAGTCTGACTCACATATGCGCTGGATTCCAGTGGAGGTGCCTGGACTAGTACGGACATAAAACCCCGCAATATGCGGGGTTTTTTGTGGGTTTCATGGACGTTGCTGGACGTCCTTGGACTTGATTTTGGTGGGCCCACCAGGACTCGAACCTGGAACCAAAGGATTATGAGTCCTCTGCTCTGACCATTGAGCTATAGGCCCGCGGCGACGATTGTAGCGGGCACCGCTCAGGCAAAAATCGCGCAGCCGCGACCTGACGACGAGGACAGGGCACGGCTGCGCGATCCGATCCCGCGGCGGTCGAGCCGCCGCGGGAGTCGTTTCCGCGACTGGATCAGTTACCGTCGGTGTTGTTCTTGCCGTCGGCCGCAGCGGTCGCCTCTTCGGCCGCGTCCTGCGCCTGCTCGGCCGCGTCGGCGGCCTTCTCGGCGGCGTCGGCGAGGTCGTCGCGACGCGTCAGCTCGTCACCGGTGTCCACCTGCCCAGCGATATGGGCGGCGGCATCGGCGGCGGCGTCAGCGGCGCCGGCCGCAGCCTGGGCGGACGAGGTGGCGGCCATGTCGCCGGTGGCCGACGCGTTCTGCGCGGCCTGGTGCGCCTCGCTTGCCGACTCGGCGGCATCTTGGGCCGAGTTGGCGGCCTGGTCGGGGTTGCTGCAGGCGGCCAGCGCGGTGGCGAAGCCGAGGGCGAGCAGTGTCTTGGCGGTGCTGTTCATGGGATCTCCTGTCTGGCGCCTTGTTGCGCCGTGGGACGCACCATGTCTGTGCACATGTCGGCTTGGCGCGAAGATGGCCCGCGACTCGGGACTCCATTCAGAACCGGCTCACGTGGCGAGGCGGCTGGAAAGACCGTCTGCCGGCAAGCGCGCGGCCGCGGCGCGGATGCTAGAGCGCCATGCGCTCGCCATACACGGGCAGTCGCGCGTGAACACCGAAGTCGGCCTGCACCCGCGCAGCCAGCCCATCGCGGCCACGCGCCTCGCCGTGCACCAGCACCAGCGGCGGGCGGCCTTCGATGGCGCCGTACCACGCGGCCAGTTCGTCCTGGCCGGCGTGCGCGGACAGGCCGCCGACGGTGTGGATGCCGGCGGCGACGCGGATGTCCTCGCCGTGGATGCGCACTTCGCTGGCGCCATCGACCAGCTTGCGGCCGAGCGTGCCTTCGCCCTGGTAGCCGACGATCATCACCCGGCACTCGCGGCGCCAGAGGTTGTAGCGGAAGTGGTGCAGGATGCGGCCACCGGTGCACATGCCGCTGCCGGCGATGATCAGCGCGCCGCGGCGGATGGTGTTGAGGCGCATCGACTCTTCGGTGCTGGCGGTCTCGCGCAGGTTGGGCAGCAGCTGGCGCAGATCGCGGCCGGCGAACAGCGCGCCCGCCTCGTCGTTGAACAGTTCGGAATGGCGCACGTGCGCGGCGGTGGCCTGGATGGCCATCGGGCTGT
It includes:
- a CDS encoding integrase arm-type DNA-binding domain-containing protein, yielding MLTDTKLRSLKPRDSAYRVADTNGLCIEVRSTGAKVWRYRYRYAGKASIVTMAEYPAMALSEARVKRDKLRALVKGGANPAQVARIDRAAIVERSETTFSAIASELLAKRAKEGLSPGSVKRERRLFEKDLASIGDMPVTDITAPVLLAALRKLERRGVVETAHRARSLAGRVFRYAIATGRAKSNPADSLVGALEQPQTKHFASVTEPEKIAELLRALYAYRGAVVTQAALRLAPMLFVRPGELRRATWADINLDTAEWRFIASKTGTAHIVPLPNQAIEILRELHPMTKRSEYVFPGVRSASRPMSENTVNAALRNSGFDGNTIVGHGFRAMARTVLDEVLGFRPDFIEHQLAHAVRDPLGRAYNRTAHLSERKKMMQAWADYLDGLRLKANVLPLRRRAG